In Quercus lobata isolate SW786 chromosome 12, ValleyOak3.0 Primary Assembly, whole genome shotgun sequence, a genomic segment contains:
- the LOC115972538 gene encoding dehydration-responsive element-binding protein 2A-like: MGYLDQGVPMESSKKRKTRGNGLSVAETLAKLESYGDDAKRACKFSSKGPKKGCMKGKGGAGNLQCNYRGVRQRTWGKWVAEICEPNRGKKLWLGTFDTADDAASANDEAARAMYAASARLNFPESVSTMSGPTPAGFEASADESTSSLVKDESTDNGQEELLAFSENELFDAAELITLLEDNLDFTDTVLDFGFDVNQLRFPDTEADLPSLVDTEGRDEPM; the protein is encoded by the coding sequence ATGGGTTATCTTGATCAAGGTGTGCCCATGGAATCTTCAAAGAAGAGGAAGACTAGAGGCAATGGATTGTCTGTGGCTGAGACATTGGCGAAGCTTGAGTCTTATGGTGATGATGCGAAACGTGCTTGTAAATTTTCCTCCAAAGGGCCAAAGAAGGGGTGCATGAAAGGAAAAGGAGGGGCTGGGAATTTACAGTGTAATTACAGGGGGGTTAGGCAAAGGACCTGGGGCAAATGGGTTGCGGAGATTTGTGAACCAAATAGGGGGAAGAAGCTCTGGCTTGGGACATTTGATACTGCTGACGATGCCGCCTCTGCTAATGATGAAGCAGCAAGAGCAATGTATGCTGCCTCGGCTAGACTCAACTTTCCAGAGTCTGTTTCCACTATGTCAGGTCCTACTCCTGCGGGATTTGAGGCTTCTGCTGATGAAAGTACAAGTAGTTTGGTAAAGGATGAATCTACTGATAATGGACAGGAGGAATTGCTGGCTTTTTCTGAAAATGAGTTATTTGATGCGGCAGAACTTATAACACTATTAGAAGATAATCTTGACTTCACAGATACAGTACTGGATTTTGGTTTTGATGTGAATCAACTTAGATTCCCTGACACTGAAGCTGACTTGCCAAGTTTGGTGGACACTGAAGGAAGGGATGAGCCTATGTGA